The proteins below are encoded in one region of Triticum aestivum cultivar Chinese Spring chromosome 1B, IWGSC CS RefSeq v2.1, whole genome shotgun sequence:
- the LOC123149607 gene encoding ATP-dependent DNA helicase PIF1-like, which produces MTEAATFQMPCALRQLFATILVFYEATEIRQMWDKHLATMSEDYRRNQSNEAILEQMVLRDISNMLQSMGKDITKYGLPELVETDDSYDSVYREVTEERQISMDKEHLELFKSLNSQQLAGFNDIMDHVVNQKSQIFFVDGPGGTGKTYLYKALLGKVRLMGQIAIATATSGIAASIMPGGRTAHSRFKIPIKFTDNSMCSFTKQSGTAELLKQASLIIWDEVAMTKRQAFETLDRSLQDIMESRLLFGGKVVVFGGDFRQVLPVVTRGTRAQITDATLLRSYLWDKTRKISLTRNMRAQSDPWFSEYLLRIGNGTEETIGDDYVRLPDDIVIGYTEDEKAINKLIEEVFPSLHANAISREYMSTCAILSTKNDHVDDLNDKMISKFPGEEKLYHSFDSIEDDLQNNYTIDFLNSITPNGLPPHVLRLKVNCPVILLRNLDPHNGLCNGTRLMIRAFQDNAIDAEIVGGQHAGKRVFIPRIPMSPSEDISLPFKLKRKQFPIRLSFAMTINKAQGQTIPNVGIYLPEPVFSHGQLYVALSRGVSRETTRILAKPNKEVDQYGKSTKNIVYRDVLGR; this is translated from the coding sequence ATGACGGAGGCTGCCACATTTCAGATGCCTTGTGCATTGAGACAGTTATTTGCGACTATACTGGTATTCTATGAGGCAACAGAAATTCGACAGATGTGGGACAAACATCTAGCAACGATGTCCGAGGACTACCGGCGTAATCAATCCAATGAGGCAATACTTGAGCAGATGGTCCTCAGAGATATCAGTAATATGTTGCAATCCATGGGAAAGGATATTACAAAGTATGGACTCCCGGAATTGGTTGAGACCGATGATTCTTATGACAGTGTCTACAGAGAAGTAACAGAGGAGAGGCAAATCAGCATGGACAAAGAACATCTAGAATTATTTAAAAGTTTGAACAGTCAGCAGCTGGCTGGTTTCAATGACATAATGGATCATGTGGTCAACCAAAAAAGTCAGATATTCTTTGTTGATGGTCCAGGCGGCACTGGGAAGACATACTTGTACAAGGCATTGCTTGGAAAGGTGCGTTTAATGGGCCAGATAGCCATCGCAACCGCTACATCAGGTATTGCAGCGTCGATAATGCCGGGAGGACGAACTGCACACTCCAGGTTCAAAATTCCAATCAAGTTCACTGACAACAGCATGTGTAGTTTCACAAAGCAGAGTGGTACAGCTGAGTTGCTTAAGCAAGCGTCCTTGATAATTTGGGATGAAGTTGCTATGACAAAACGTCAAGCATTTGAGACGCTTGATAGATCACTACAGGATATAATGGAAAGTCGTTTGTTGTTTGGGGGAAAGGTTGTCGTTTTTGGTGGTGATTTCAGGCAGGTCCTTCCTGTTGTGACACGTGGGACAAGAGCACAGATCACAGATGCTACACTTCTGAGATCCTATCTGTGGGATAAGACACGCAAGATAAGTCTCACGCGCAACATGCGAGCACAGTCTGATCCTTGGTTCTCCGAATACCTCCTAAGGATCGGCAATGGAACGGAAGAGACAATTGGAGATGACTATGTCCGCCTCCCTGACGACATTGTGATCGGCTATACCGAGGATGAAAAAGCTATTAACAAGCTCATCGAAGAGGTCTTCCCATCGTTGCATGCCAATGCTATATCGAGAGAGTACATGAGCACATGTGCTATTCTTTCGACCAAGAACGATCATGTCGATGACCTGAATGACAAGATGATCTCCAAATTTCCAGGAGAAGAAAAGTTATACCATAGCTTCGACTCAATCGAGGATGACTTGCAGAATAATTACACAATTGATTTTCTAAACTCGATCACACCAAATGGCTTGCCCCCGCATGTATTGAGATTAAAGGTCAACTGCCCGGTCATTCTGCTCCGGAACCTCGACCCTCATAATGGCCTATGCAATGGGACACGGCTTATGATTAGAGCCTTCCAGGATAATGCAATCGACGCAGAGATTGTTGGTGGTCAGCATGCTGGAAAGAGGGTGTTCATACCTAGGATCCCTATGTCGCCCTCTGAGGACATCTCACTTCCTTTCAAACTTAAGAGAAAACAGTTCCCCATCCGCTTGAGTTTTGCGATGACAATTAACAAGGCGCAGGGTCAGACTATCCCAAACGTCGGTATTTACCTTCCCGAGCCAGTATTCTCACATGGTCAGCTATATGTTGCATTGTCAAGGGGAGTCTCTAGAGAGACGACACGGATTTTGGCCAAGCCAAACAAGGAGGTTGATCAATACGGAAAAAGCACAAAGAACATTGTCTACAGAGATGTTTTGGGGAGATGA
- the LOC123149580 gene encoding uncharacterized protein isoform X1, whose translation MAASPDCLADDSNWEEVRFINSYSVFMGYLSMAIKGLGFLVLTWTTVVLLGGFVSMLDNKDFWCLTFITLVQTAGIFDVNLNEKLGYMKNAFSGFIMAIFWGVVGEEPSWETIFAFLCRSLLACILMLVQVVVLAMILGPLAIIYVLGIFMSGVISLWRLVEHDYGGNSDGETSNLAPAMNTLYYLALLQGVLFCYRFMLGRVGKRLSWVAATGEEVQAVLYNYLHETRSGCEKDPAFAKGRNLTTYAVDKISSNSPVDCISGVKILYAAISVVDSTCNPRKITGQRMLMEHLFLCASSSRCALQKLLETLGSRYDTERRHQAATIVDRIALFINLEQFPCGIQHISSLIGTFKQYNSPAGELGKDYQKLLLQGLSILQNLATDENNCRVMSDTRDLVSKIMAPVTSDLLDHTGDDHGTWYKVVSESMELMNQLTLAQGETGTKLRREISNCAGAIGTLWRIISCKRCKEWLQGRAIWILTRLYIDNIGISRSSDSELLEKENSCGGEDFVRMLVNIFTHHNEYSSFVRECAGEALSKICFLGRISDATIIIQTRDDVVDSLAQVLLHEGKKTRRQAAAAEILKYLCTHYTKDDEYLGKLKKATLKVIGKMLCPRVETHNGRDIESQCDDTQESNEPEKKEDEGFQVDALSKMSLNLLLSLLSLCGTVYDTKLIIDLSTWLDPSSFLNKLEEILVEESYSATGNLSLYKATAKMVISMLKCNGGGFLRREDFGSLIDTLSSASEDMLDLDYSMICSSASSSESRSKLNRRTLMSLVREAKELHAMVPSTSSSG comes from the exons ATGGCTGCTAGCCCAGACTGTCTTGCTGACGACAGCAACTGGGAGGAGGTACGGTTTATCAACAGCTACAGTGTGTTCATGGGCTATCTGTCCATGGCCATCAAGGGCTTGGGTTTCTTGGTTCTTACTTGGACCACCGTTGTACTTCTCGGTGGCTTCGTCTCCATGCTGGATAACAAGGACTTTTGGTGCCTGACCTTCATCACCCTTGTACAGACAGCTGG GATTTTTGATGTTAATCTAAATGAAAAATTAGGCTATATGAAGAATGCATTCTCAGGGTTCATCATGGCAATTTTCTGGGGCGTGGTAGGCGAAGAGCCAAGCTGGGAAACAATATTTGCTTTTCTTTGTCGCAGTTTGTTGGCATGCATTTTAATGTTGGTTCAAGTAGTGGTGTTGGCCATGATATTGGGCCCTCTCGCAATTATATATGTGCTTGGGATATTCATGTCCGGAGTGATCTCGTTGTGGCGTCTGGTAGAGCATGATTATGGGGGCAACTCGGATGGAGAAACATCAAACCTAGCGCCAGCGATGAACACCTTGTACTACCTTGCTCTGCTCCAAGGTGTGCTCTTCTGCTACAGGTTCATGTTGGGTCGTGTGGGGAAGAGATTGTCCTGGGTTGCGGCCACTGGAGAGGAAGTTCAAGCAGTTCTTTACAACTACTTGCACGAAACAAGGAGTGGATGTGAGAAGGACCCGGCATTTGCAAAAGGAAGGAACCTCACCACATATGCCGTAGACAAAATTAGTTCTAATTCACCGGTTGACTGCATTTCCGGTGTGAAGATCTTGTATGCAGCCATAAGTGTAGTGGACAGCACATGTAACCCACGCAAAATAACTGGGCAACGCATGCTGATGGAGCATCTGTTCTTGTGTGCATCATCATCTCGGTGCGCACTACAGAAACTGCTAGAGACATTGGGTTCAAGATATGACACAGAGAGGAGACACCAAGCGGCGACAATAGTGGACCGAATTGCACTCTTCATTAATTTGGAGCAATTTCCTTGTGGTATTCAACACATATCCTCCCTGATCGGGACATTTAAACAATATAATTCACCAGCCGGCGAACTTGGGAAGGACTACCAGAAGTTGTTGCTACAAGGCTTGTCTATCCTCCAGAATCTGGCTACTGACGAAAACAACTGCAGAGTCATGAGCGACACTCGAGATCTGGTCTCCAAAATCATGGCGCCTGTAACTTCCGACCTACTTGACCACACCGGTGATGATCATGGTACGTGGTACAAAGTAGTAAGTGAATCAATGGAATTGATGAACCAATTAACTCTTGCTCAAGGAGAAACGGGCACCAAATTACGTCGTGAAATCTCAAACTGCGCAGGAGCAATAGGCACTCTCTGGAGGATTATTAGCTGTAAAAGGTGTAAAGAATGGTTGCAGGGAAGAGCCATTTGGATTCTCACACGACTGTACATTGATAATATTGGAATCAGCAGATCAAGTGATTCTGAGCTTCTCGAAAAGGAAAACAGTTGTGGCGGAGAAGATTTTGTTAGGATGCTAGTGAACATCTTCACTCACCATAACGAGTATAGCAGCTTTGTCAGAGAATGTGCAGGAGAAGCACTATCGAAGATATGTTTCCTTGGCAGAATTAGTGATGCCACAATTATCATACAAACAAGAGATGATGTTGTCGATAGTCTCGCTCAAGTACTTTTACATGAAGGAAAAAAGACACGCagacaagcagcagcagcagaaatACTGAAGTATCTATGTACTCATTACACTAAGGATGATGAATACCTCGGCAAACTTAAGAAAGCAACCCTCAAG GTGATAGGAAAAATGCTTTGTCCCAGGGTCGAAACACACAATGGAAGAGATATAGAAAGCCAATGTGATGACACACAAGAAAGCAATGAACCGGAGAAGAAGGAGGACGAGGGATTCCAGGTGGACGCACTCTCAAAAATGTCACTGAACTTGCTATTGTCACTGCTATCCCTTTGTGGGACTGTCTACGACACCAAGTTGATCATTGATTTGTCTACTTGGTTGGATCCATCTAGCTTTCTAAACAAGCTCGAGGAGATACTAGTGGAAGAAAGCTACAGCGCCACTGGAAACCTATCATTGTACAAGGCTACTGCTAAGATGGTCATATCAATGCTCAAATGCAATGGTGGCGGGTTCCTCAGACGAGAGGACTTTGGGAGCTTGATAGATACGCTCTCTAGTGCTTCTGAGGACATGCTAGATCTTGACTACTCCATGATTTGTTCTTCCGCCAGTAGCTCCGAATCCAGATCGAAGCTTAATAGGCGTACTCTCATGTCACTCGTGAGAGAAGCGAAAGAACTGCATGCCATGGTACCATCTACCTCTTCCAGTGGCTGA
- the LOC123149580 gene encoding uncharacterized protein isoform X3 — MAASPDCLADDSNWEEVRFINSYSVFMGYLSMAIKGLGFLVLTWTTVVLLGGFVSMLDNKDFWCLTFITLVQTAGIFDVNLNEKLGYMKNAFSGFIMAIFWGVVGEEPSWETIFAFLCRSLLACILMLVQVVVLAMILGPLAIIYVLGIFMSGVISLWRLVEHDYGGNSDGETSNLAPAMNTLYYLALLQGVLFCYRFMLGRVGKRLSWVAATGEEVQAVLYNYLHETRSGCEKDPAFAKGRNLTTYAVDKISSNSPVDCISGVKILYAAISVVDSTCNPRKITGQRMLMEHLFLCASSSRCALQKLLETLGSRYDTERRHQAATIVDRIALFINLEQFPCGIQHISSLIGTFKQYNSPAGELGKDYQKLLLQGLSILQNLATDENNCRVMSDTRDLVSKIMAPVTSDLLDHTGDDHGTWYKVVSESMELMNQLTLAQGETGTKLRREISNCAGAIGTLWRIISCKRCKEWLQGRAIWILTRLYIDNIGISRSSDSELLEKENSCGGEDFVRMLVNIFTHHNEYSSFVRECAGEALSKICFLGRISDATIIIQTRDDVVDSLAQVLLHEGKKTRRQAAAAEILKYLCTHYTKDDEYLGKLKKATLKVIGKMLCPRVETHNGRDIESQCDDTQESNEPEKKEDEGFQLSKQARGDTSGRKLQRHWKPIIVQGYC; from the exons ATGGCTGCTAGCCCAGACTGTCTTGCTGACGACAGCAACTGGGAGGAGGTACGGTTTATCAACAGCTACAGTGTGTTCATGGGCTATCTGTCCATGGCCATCAAGGGCTTGGGTTTCTTGGTTCTTACTTGGACCACCGTTGTACTTCTCGGTGGCTTCGTCTCCATGCTGGATAACAAGGACTTTTGGTGCCTGACCTTCATCACCCTTGTACAGACAGCTGG GATTTTTGATGTTAATCTAAATGAAAAATTAGGCTATATGAAGAATGCATTCTCAGGGTTCATCATGGCAATTTTCTGGGGCGTGGTAGGCGAAGAGCCAAGCTGGGAAACAATATTTGCTTTTCTTTGTCGCAGTTTGTTGGCATGCATTTTAATGTTGGTTCAAGTAGTGGTGTTGGCCATGATATTGGGCCCTCTCGCAATTATATATGTGCTTGGGATATTCATGTCCGGAGTGATCTCGTTGTGGCGTCTGGTAGAGCATGATTATGGGGGCAACTCGGATGGAGAAACATCAAACCTAGCGCCAGCGATGAACACCTTGTACTACCTTGCTCTGCTCCAAGGTGTGCTCTTCTGCTACAGGTTCATGTTGGGTCGTGTGGGGAAGAGATTGTCCTGGGTTGCGGCCACTGGAGAGGAAGTTCAAGCAGTTCTTTACAACTACTTGCACGAAACAAGGAGTGGATGTGAGAAGGACCCGGCATTTGCAAAAGGAAGGAACCTCACCACATATGCCGTAGACAAAATTAGTTCTAATTCACCGGTTGACTGCATTTCCGGTGTGAAGATCTTGTATGCAGCCATAAGTGTAGTGGACAGCACATGTAACCCACGCAAAATAACTGGGCAACGCATGCTGATGGAGCATCTGTTCTTGTGTGCATCATCATCTCGGTGCGCACTACAGAAACTGCTAGAGACATTGGGTTCAAGATATGACACAGAGAGGAGACACCAAGCGGCGACAATAGTGGACCGAATTGCACTCTTCATTAATTTGGAGCAATTTCCTTGTGGTATTCAACACATATCCTCCCTGATCGGGACATTTAAACAATATAATTCACCAGCCGGCGAACTTGGGAAGGACTACCAGAAGTTGTTGCTACAAGGCTTGTCTATCCTCCAGAATCTGGCTACTGACGAAAACAACTGCAGAGTCATGAGCGACACTCGAGATCTGGTCTCCAAAATCATGGCGCCTGTAACTTCCGACCTACTTGACCACACCGGTGATGATCATGGTACGTGGTACAAAGTAGTAAGTGAATCAATGGAATTGATGAACCAATTAACTCTTGCTCAAGGAGAAACGGGCACCAAATTACGTCGTGAAATCTCAAACTGCGCAGGAGCAATAGGCACTCTCTGGAGGATTATTAGCTGTAAAAGGTGTAAAGAATGGTTGCAGGGAAGAGCCATTTGGATTCTCACACGACTGTACATTGATAATATTGGAATCAGCAGATCAAGTGATTCTGAGCTTCTCGAAAAGGAAAACAGTTGTGGCGGAGAAGATTTTGTTAGGATGCTAGTGAACATCTTCACTCACCATAACGAGTATAGCAGCTTTGTCAGAGAATGTGCAGGAGAAGCACTATCGAAGATATGTTTCCTTGGCAGAATTAGTGATGCCACAATTATCATACAAACAAGAGATGATGTTGTCGATAGTCTCGCTCAAGTACTTTTACATGAAGGAAAAAAGACACGCagacaagcagcagcagcagaaatACTGAAGTATCTATGTACTCATTACACTAAGGATGATGAATACCTCGGCAAACTTAAGAAAGCAACCCTCAAG GTGATAGGAAAAATGCTTTGTCCCAGGGTCGAAACACACAATGGAAGAGATATAGAAAGCCAATGTGATGACACACAAGAAAGCAATGAACCGGAGAAGAAGGAGGACGAGGGATTCCAG CTTTCTAAACAAGCTCGAGGAGATACTAGTGGAAGAAAGCTACAGCGCCACTGGAAACCTATCATTGTACAAGGCTACTGCTAA
- the LOC123149580 gene encoding uncharacterized protein isoform X2 codes for MKNAFSGFIMAIFWGVVGEEPSWETIFAFLCRSLLACILMLVQVVVLAMILGPLAIIYVLGIFMSGVISLWRLVEHDYGGNSDGETSNLAPAMNTLYYLALLQGVLFCYRFMLGRVGKRLSWVAATGEEVQAVLYNYLHETRSGCEKDPAFAKGRNLTTYAVDKISSNSPVDCISGVKILYAAISVVDSTCNPRKITGQRMLMEHLFLCASSSRCALQKLLETLGSRYDTERRHQAATIVDRIALFINLEQFPCGIQHISSLIGTFKQYNSPAGELGKDYQKLLLQGLSILQNLATDENNCRVMSDTRDLVSKIMAPVTSDLLDHTGDDHGTWYKVVSESMELMNQLTLAQGETGTKLRREISNCAGAIGTLWRIISCKRCKEWLQGRAIWILTRLYIDNIGISRSSDSELLEKENSCGGEDFVRMLVNIFTHHNEYSSFVRECAGEALSKICFLGRISDATIIIQTRDDVVDSLAQVLLHEGKKTRRQAAAAEILKYLCTHYTKDDEYLGKLKKATLKVIGKMLCPRVETHNGRDIESQCDDTQESNEPEKKEDEGFQVDALSKMSLNLLLSLLSLCGTVYDTKLIIDLSTWLDPSSFLNKLEEILVEESYSATGNLSLYKATAKMVISMLKCNGGGFLRREDFGSLIDTLSSASEDMLDLDYSMICSSASSSESRSKLNRRTLMSLVREAKELHAMVPSTSSSG; via the exons ATGAAGAATGCATTCTCAGGGTTCATCATGGCAATTTTCTGGGGCGTGGTAGGCGAAGAGCCAAGCTGGGAAACAATATTTGCTTTTCTTTGTCGCAGTTTGTTGGCATGCATTTTAATGTTGGTTCAAGTAGTGGTGTTGGCCATGATATTGGGCCCTCTCGCAATTATATATGTGCTTGGGATATTCATGTCCGGAGTGATCTCGTTGTGGCGTCTGGTAGAGCATGATTATGGGGGCAACTCGGATGGAGAAACATCAAACCTAGCGCCAGCGATGAACACCTTGTACTACCTTGCTCTGCTCCAAGGTGTGCTCTTCTGCTACAGGTTCATGTTGGGTCGTGTGGGGAAGAGATTGTCCTGGGTTGCGGCCACTGGAGAGGAAGTTCAAGCAGTTCTTTACAACTACTTGCACGAAACAAGGAGTGGATGTGAGAAGGACCCGGCATTTGCAAAAGGAAGGAACCTCACCACATATGCCGTAGACAAAATTAGTTCTAATTCACCGGTTGACTGCATTTCCGGTGTGAAGATCTTGTATGCAGCCATAAGTGTAGTGGACAGCACATGTAACCCACGCAAAATAACTGGGCAACGCATGCTGATGGAGCATCTGTTCTTGTGTGCATCATCATCTCGGTGCGCACTACAGAAACTGCTAGAGACATTGGGTTCAAGATATGACACAGAGAGGAGACACCAAGCGGCGACAATAGTGGACCGAATTGCACTCTTCATTAATTTGGAGCAATTTCCTTGTGGTATTCAACACATATCCTCCCTGATCGGGACATTTAAACAATATAATTCACCAGCCGGCGAACTTGGGAAGGACTACCAGAAGTTGTTGCTACAAGGCTTGTCTATCCTCCAGAATCTGGCTACTGACGAAAACAACTGCAGAGTCATGAGCGACACTCGAGATCTGGTCTCCAAAATCATGGCGCCTGTAACTTCCGACCTACTTGACCACACCGGTGATGATCATGGTACGTGGTACAAAGTAGTAAGTGAATCAATGGAATTGATGAACCAATTAACTCTTGCTCAAGGAGAAACGGGCACCAAATTACGTCGTGAAATCTCAAACTGCGCAGGAGCAATAGGCACTCTCTGGAGGATTATTAGCTGTAAAAGGTGTAAAGAATGGTTGCAGGGAAGAGCCATTTGGATTCTCACACGACTGTACATTGATAATATTGGAATCAGCAGATCAAGTGATTCTGAGCTTCTCGAAAAGGAAAACAGTTGTGGCGGAGAAGATTTTGTTAGGATGCTAGTGAACATCTTCACTCACCATAACGAGTATAGCAGCTTTGTCAGAGAATGTGCAGGAGAAGCACTATCGAAGATATGTTTCCTTGGCAGAATTAGTGATGCCACAATTATCATACAAACAAGAGATGATGTTGTCGATAGTCTCGCTCAAGTACTTTTACATGAAGGAAAAAAGACACGCagacaagcagcagcagcagaaatACTGAAGTATCTATGTACTCATTACACTAAGGATGATGAATACCTCGGCAAACTTAAGAAAGCAACCCTCAAG GTGATAGGAAAAATGCTTTGTCCCAGGGTCGAAACACACAATGGAAGAGATATAGAAAGCCAATGTGATGACACACAAGAAAGCAATGAACCGGAGAAGAAGGAGGACGAGGGATTCCAGGTGGACGCACTCTCAAAAATGTCACTGAACTTGCTATTGTCACTGCTATCCCTTTGTGGGACTGTCTACGACACCAAGTTGATCATTGATTTGTCTACTTGGTTGGATCCATCTAGCTTTCTAAACAAGCTCGAGGAGATACTAGTGGAAGAAAGCTACAGCGCCACTGGAAACCTATCATTGTACAAGGCTACTGCTAAGATGGTCATATCAATGCTCAAATGCAATGGTGGCGGGTTCCTCAGACGAGAGGACTTTGGGAGCTTGATAGATACGCTCTCTAGTGCTTCTGAGGACATGCTAGATCTTGACTACTCCATGATTTGTTCTTCCGCCAGTAGCTCCGAATCCAGATCGAAGCTTAATAGGCGTACTCTCATGTCACTCGTGAGAGAAGCGAAAGAACTGCATGCCATGGTACCATCTACCTCTTCCAGTGGCTGA